The Myxococcales bacterium genome includes a region encoding these proteins:
- a CDS encoding MarR family transcriptional regulator encodes MPTPAPAQLRAHLHRVVRRFGALASGTTPCGQPLSMAYAHALMILAEHGPLTHQALGAILCVDKSTVARLGARLVAQGHARQAAPPGDRRSRVVELTAAGRRVAGTVERASHQRFAALLAAVPARRRADVVDALALLARAVEALPLHAQPPSR; translated from the coding sequence GTGCCGACCCCCGCGCCCGCGCAGCTCCGCGCGCACCTGCACCGCGTCGTGCGGCGGTTCGGCGCGCTCGCCAGCGGCACGACGCCGTGCGGCCAGCCGCTGTCGATGGCGTACGCCCACGCGCTGATGATCCTGGCCGAGCACGGCCCGCTCACCCACCAGGCGCTCGGCGCGATCCTGTGCGTCGACAAGAGCACCGTCGCCCGCCTGGGCGCGCGCCTGGTCGCGCAGGGCCACGCGCGCCAGGCCGCGCCGCCCGGCGACCGCCGCAGCCGCGTCGTCGAGCTGACCGCCGCCGGGCGCCGGGTCGCCGGCACGGTCGAGCGCGCCAGCCACCAGCGGTTCGCCGCGCTCCTGGCCGCGGTCCCCGCCCGCCGCCGGGCCGACGTCGTCGACGCGCTCGCGCTCCTGGCGCGCGCGGTCGAGGCCCTGCCGCTCCACGCCCAGCCCCCATCGAGGTGA